Part of the Natronobacterium gregoryi SP2 genome, GTCGAAGTCGTCGGGGAGATAAACGGTATCGAGCGTATCCAGATGGTGAGCGACTCTGATTCGAACGGCGGCTGATCTCACACCGCGACGGTTCACTGAAAGTCAGTTCCGGCACAACCGCGACCCGGACGGCAGTTGCGCCGGTAAATCGGTACAGTAACCCGCACGAATCTGTGTCGAACTCCCTTTCCTCGACCGGCCAGTACGAACACACATGATCACGCTCACATCCGACTTTGGAACGCCGTATCCGGCGGCCATGAAGGGAGTGATCCTCCAGCGAACCGACACCCGACTCGTCGACGTCGCACACGACCTCCCGCGCCAGGACGTTCGCTCGGCCGCATTCTGGCTTCGCGAGGTGCTGCCGTACTTCCCGCTGGCGACGCACCTCGTCGTCGTCGACCCCGGCGTCGGCACCGACCGGAACGCGCTCGTGGTCCGTGCCGGCGATCACGTCCTCGTCGGACCCGACAACGGCGTCCTCCTCCCCGCCGCTCGCCGACTCGCCGACGACGTCGACCTCGAGGAGTACGTCGTCGACGAGACTCGTCTCGAGGCACCCGACGCCGCTAGATCGATCCCGTCCGCGACCGATGCGGGACCGGCGAGCAACACCTTCCACGGGCGGGATGTCTTCGCGCCCGCGGCCGCCAAGGCACACGAGGTCGGCCCAGACGCACTCGAGACGCTTTCCGTTCTCGAGCCAGCCACGGAGTACGTCTCGCTGGACCTCCCGGAGCCGACGCTCTCTGCTAATCGCGCTGTCGGAGAGATACTGGTCGTCGACGACTTCGGGAACGCGATCACGAACGTTCCAGGCTCTTTCCTTGAGGATCGGGAGCGGATCACCCTCGACGGCGAGACGGTCCCGGTCGGAGAGACGTTCGCGTCCGTGCCGGTCGGCGACCGCCTCGCGACCGTCGGCAGCCACGGCTACGTCGAACTCGACGTCAACCAGGGACGAGGAGACGAGGCGTTCGGGTTGGAAGTCGGCGACGAGGTCGTCCTCGAAACAGCCGACTGATACGAACTGCTGTACCGATGTCCCGGTGTCGCCGTGACCGTGCTGCGGTGACGTCGGAACTGCCCTACAAATAGCCCTTCAGGTGGTGTGCCTGCTCCACGGCACAGAACCGCGACACCACGAGATACCAGGCAAATCAGGACGACAGAGCGGTTCCAATCAGTAACAAAGAGGGGCAGGGGTATACTCGCTAGTCATCATCGACAAAGCCGCAGATTTCTATTTCATCGTCCACGTCCTCTATTTCGGCATATGGCTGGGCCCATATACTGAGTCCAGCGCTCATGAAGTCTTTCGTGACGGATACGACGTACCGCTCGTGATCGTCGTCGGTGAGATCGGTCGTTTCCTCTTTCCCTCCTTCTGTAGCCGTTATCCGAAACTGTCCTGCGTCTGGCCACTGACAGTCGAGTGATTCTCTCGTCATCCCTGTCTCCGATTCTGGTGGCTCCAACTCGAACGTTTCCGAGTGCCGTTCCGTGTCACCATCGAGTACGCGTATCTCGCAGTCCATCTCCTCATCACCGTAATTCGCTACAACGACACCGGCTAGCTGAACGTCTGGTTCTTGTGATTGGGCACAGCCAGCAAGTCCTATCGTCGTAACTGCAGTTAGATACTCTCGCCTTTTCACAATCAAAATACAACCCACGAATACATATGTGTGCTGAACTTTTTGGAGTGGCTATATTTGCTGTTATAGAGTTCGAACCAGTGTTTGTCGAGACTCGTCCCGTCCACCGCTGTAAGTTCGTACTTATCCGGCAGCACCAGTGACCCACCATTCGAACGCGATCCGCTCATCTCGAGACCAACTCGAAGAGTATCGACTCGAACGTTATCACGGCGACGTCGCGTATCCCAGTGATCGGATTGTGCTCGAGACAGTCGACTGAGATCAACCGGGATCACGTCTCGAGCCGAACCAGTGAGTTGAAACCGACTATACGGCCGGTTCCTATCGGGGATCGATCACGATTTCGCCGTTCGCATACACCGTTACGGTACAATCCGCGAACGGAAACGAGAGCGAGCCGTCAACGTGCCGGGTGTCGGCCTGCCAGTGAGTAACCAGCGTGTTCAGCGCGTCCGGATCGACGCGATCCGAGAGCGCCTCGAGTTCGTCCGGTTCGACCCCTTGGACCGATGCAACAGTCAGTAGAAGTGCCGTTGTCGCCGGTTCGTATTCATCGTCGACACACCACGTGTGATAGCTTTCGCTGTCGCTATCGTAGTAGATCGTTCGTCCGGCAATGTCGTCGACGGGAGTCAGTCGATCCGCAGGTGCTGTCCCGGACATATCGTCCAGTCTCGCATGTTAAAACTTAACGATGGTGGCCGGTTCGTCGAATCGCGTTACTCGGCGTGAAAAGCGGCGGTCGAATCGCGTTACTCGGCGTGAAAAGCGGCGGTCGAATCGCGTTACTCGGCGTGAAAAGCGGCGGTCGAATCGCGTTACTCGGCGTGAAAAGCGGCGGTCGAATCGCGTTACTCGGCGGCGATGACGTCGTCGATGCGGGCGATCATCGTCGCGGCTTCGGTCGCGCTCTCGATGGCTTCGCGCTTGACGTCGGCTGGGTCGACGACACCGTGGTCGAAGGGATCGTCGATCGTGACTGCTTCACCGTCGGTGACCAGACCGGCACGACCCTCGGACTCGTGGGCGGCACGGAGGTCCACGAGCGAGTCGATGGGGTCGCGGCCGGTGTTGGCGGCGAGCGTCCGCGGGACGACATCGATCGCGTCCGCGAAGGCGTCGACGGCCAACTGCTTGCGGCCTTCGATACCGGCGGCTTCCTGGCGGACCGTGTCGGCAATCGCGATCTCGGTTGCACCGGCACCGGGAACGACCTCGCCGGACTCGAGTGCCGTCGCGGCCACGTCGAGTGCATCACCGATGGTGCGCTCGAGTTCGTCGACGATGTGTTCGGTGCCACCGCGGACGAAGACGGTGACGGCCTCTGCGGCAGTGCCGCCCTCGACGAACGCGAGGTCGTCGTCGCCGAAGTTCTCCGAGCGGACGCGGTCGGCCTCACCGAAGTCGTCGTCCTCGAGGTCGTCCAGGGTGCCGACGCGCCGGGCACCGGTCGCGGAGACGATGTCTTTGGCGTCGCTGTCGCCGATGTCGTCGAAGAGGAGGACGTCTTCGCGGGCGAGCGCAGCGGCGACGCGGTCGGCAACGTCGTCGGTCGTGAAGACGACGTCGGCTCCACTCTCGGCGATCGTGTCGGCGTAGCCCTGCAGTTCGCTCTCTTCGGAGTCGATCGCGGCGTTTAGCTGGTCGATCGAGTCGATGGCGTACTCGGCGTCGACGTCACCGGTGCGAACGTCGAGTTCGACGTCGAGGACGGCGATCGAAGCGTCTTCGACTTCGTCGGGCATGCCGTCGTGAGCAGGCTCTTCGTCGACGACGATACCAGGGACGAGTTCGGTCGCGTTCGAGGACGCGCCGATCTGGGTGTGAACGGTGACGTTGTCGCGAGCGACGCCGTTGTCGCTCTCGACGTGACGGACGGCCTCGACGACCGTCTCGGCAAGCGACTCGGCGGTGAGACCGCCGGTTCCCTTGCCAGTCATGCTCGACTCAGCGACCTGTTTGAGGATGTCGTCGTCGACCTCGGCCTCCTGGACCTGCTCGTCGATCGCCTCGAGAGCGATCTCGGCAGCCTCGTGGTAGCCCTCGACGATCGTCGTCGCGTGGACATCCTGCTCGATCAAGTCTTCGGCCTCACCGAGCAGGTTGCCAGCGACCACGGCCGCGGTCGTCGTTCCGTCGCCGACTTCTTCTTCCTGTGTCTCGGCGACTTCGACGATCATCTGTGCTGCGGGGTGTTCGATGTCCATCTCGTCGAGGATGGTCGCCCCGTCGTTGGTGATGACGACCTCGCCGCCCGAGTCGACGAGCATCTTGTCCATACCGCGGGGCCCGAGCGTCGTCCGTACCGACTCGGCGACCGCTTTGCCGGCCATGATGTTGGACGACTGGGCGTCCCGACCCTGCGTTCGCTGGCTATCCTCGCTCATGATGAACATAGGCTGTCCGCCCATGCGACCCTGTTGTGCCATAGTTGAAGCCTCAGTAACTATGTCGTCAGCACTTCTATATAAGTGTTTCCCTACCGGACCCACTCCGTCTTGCGATTGTCGTGTGAACCGTCGCCACGGCAGCACGCGCGAGAAGCCGGTACCAAAATATGGATCGGTCTACAACACTTCATCGGGATGCTGGAACTGGAACACGGGTTTCGGGTCGTCGACGTCTACGCCACGCTGGCGCTCGACGAACGACAGGGGGAGTCCCAAGCCCGGAGACACGGTCGGACGATCACGCCCGACCGACTCGAACGTGAGATGCACCAGGCAGGGGTCACACGATCGATCGTCTTCCCCCCTGCCAGACACGAGGCGAGTTACGTCGCACCGAACAACGGCGTCGCCCGTCACAGCGTCGATCGGCCGTTCGTCGCGTTCGCCCGAATCAGCGGAACCAAACACTCGGAACACACGACAGCGGGCCGTCTACGCAACGCCATCAACCGACCGAAGGAAACCCACACCACGCCAGGAGACGTCGAAATGTACGCCTACGACGACCGCTTTCACGGGTTCGTTCTCGACCCCGCCGCCGACGGCTACCCCGACAAAGACCTCCTCGAGGCGCTCGATGACGTCGAACTACCCCTCGTCGTTCGCGGCGGAGCCGATGCACCGCCGGAGGCGCTTGCCGACGCTCTGCTCGGCCGCGAGTTTCCCGTGGTCGTCGCCCACTTCGGCGGCCACCCACTCGACCGCGAACGCATGCACACCATGATCGACCTCCTCGAGCAGTACGACGACTGCTACCTCGAGACGAGTTTCGTTCGCTACCGGGACGTCCTCGAGCGGGCAGTGCTCGAACACCCAGATCGCGTCCTCTTCGGCAGCGGCGCTCCGGACGCCCACCCGAACGTCGCCGTCATGGAGACGCTCACCCTCGACGTCTCCGAGGACTTGCTCCGGCGGATCTTCTCGAAGAACGCGTGTCGCGTGATCGACGTGCTGGGGCCGGACGCGACGAGTTGGAAGTGACCGACTCGACCTCTGATTTCGTTCCCTGCAGCGAGTCTGTCCATTTATGCCACTGCCCCAGTATCCGATAGATATGGACGCGAGACGCGGCCCCGAGACGACGGGTCCGGGGACGAACGACGACCGAACTGGCGGGGCCGAACATGGGATATAACCTCGAGGAACGAGCCGTCGACCGGCTCGAACTGCTCCGTGTGTACGCCTACGGTCTCTGTATGGGGACGGCCGACGCGCTGCCCGGCGTCTCCGGCGGCACCGTTGCCCTCCTGCTTGGCTTCTACGGCCGTCTGATCGCCGCAATTACCGCCTTGACGCCCGCTCGCGTCGTCGACGTATGCCGCGGTTACGATCCTGCCAGGCGCAAACGGGCTCGAGAGGCACTGCTCGAGATGGATCTGCAGTTCCTGCTGCCACTCGGCGTCGGGATGGTGACGGCCGTCGCGCTCATCGCCGGTGCCGTCTCCGCGCTCGCGGAATCGAAACCCATCGCACTCTTCGGCTTCTTTACCGGGCTGATCGCCGCGTCCGCGGTCGTCCTCTTCCGGAGCCTGCCGTTTCCCTCCCTCAAGCACGCTCTCGCAGCCAGTGCCGGTACCGTACTCGCGTTGCTCGTCGCGAGTGGCGTCGTCGAACTGCCGGGCAGCGGTGCACTCCTGATCTTCCTCTCGGGCGCGCTGGCGATCAGTGCGATGATTCTGCCGGGCATCTCCGGCGCGCTCATCCTAATCCTGCTCGGCCAGTACGTCTTCCTCTCGGATCAACTGACGGCGTTTCTCGGCTCCCTGGGCGCGCTCGTATCGGGGAACGGGACGCTCGAGGGCGTAATCGGCCCCGGAACGACGGTCGTCCTGTTCGTCGCGGGCGGGTTCCTCGGCCTCGTGACGATCGCCAGGATCGTTCGTCGAGCCCTCGATTACCGGCGGGAGCTAACGCTGCTCTTCCTGGTCGGACTGATCGCCGGATCGATTCCCGCACCGCTTCACAATATCGGCGAAGTCTACGCCTGGACGACCGATATCGCCCTGCTAACCGGTGCCTGGGCGATCGTCGGTGCCGTCGCCCTGTTCGGACTGGATGCTCTCGCTGGCGGGTTCGATCCGGAGTGACGCCGTCGAGTTCGGGATTCTTCGAAACGACGTAGCGAAACTCGAGAACGCGATCTCTGTCTATTTACGAGAGAGACACCCAATATAAAACGTCCGAATATTTCTATGAATTGTTTAAGCAGGTAAATAAAACTTATCAAATAAACTTATTTTTCTTAGTGTTGGATGGGCAATCGTAATGTCTGATAGAGACAATACGGCTGCTGACTCCAAACAGGCGAATCGGCCCACGACGCGACGAACTGCCCTCAAAACAGTTGCGCTCAGTACTGGAGCGGTGATGTTATCGGCCGTCACAGCGGCGAAACAGTCGGAAGGAGATGACGATGAAACAGTCTCGATACTGAGTGAAGAGCCGAAAGTTCACCAGAAAATTCGAGGCACGTACGAAGATCCGATCACGAGCGAGACGATCAAAGAGACGCGCGATTCAATCATCGAGGGATACACGAATACGACGGAACAACTGCTGCTCAAACCGCAACAGGCATTCGAAGCGGACCGGATCGTCGCGTACAACGTCGTTCTTGAGGAAAATGGTCGTCCCAAAGAACAGTACGTAACCAGTAGCGGACCCAACCGATCGGGGTCACGTGACGAGAGGTCAGAAGATGAAGAGCGAATCCGCGCTCGAACGACGCGTATGCACGAACGAGCAGATGCGATGCTCGAAGATGTATTGAAGGGGAAGAGCAAAACGAAAACGACCGACGACGCTACGGCTGAAGACTGGGATGTCGATTTCGGGGACTGGTCGTATTTCGGTGGCTCATCGATTTACCATCACTTCGATGAGGCTGGTGGTATTGCGGATAACCCCCGACCAGGCGGTGTCGACTTCGACATTACGATCAGAAAAGACGAAGACGAACAGCGCATCGGCGCACGAACGTTCATGCGGTTCGAGGCAGGGAGGGAACTCTGCAACGACGGGCACGACGAGTACTGTATCGATGGAACCGTTCATACCGGTATGCGAAACAAAAAAGCGGTTATCAAACAAGACTGGGATAAAGGAGCAAATGGTGTCTCGACGGAAGATCTTCTAACAGGAGTTGATCCCACTAACGACCTCGACGATACGACGACGTCACGCCAAGCATCGATCGGACTCGATCTCAGCAGAGATCCTGGCTTGTCCGTCGGATACAGCAGCGGGGTAACACTTCCCGAAGCGTCGTTAACTGATCGAACGACGATGCCATCCGGGTTCTCACATCACGAGTTCGAAGTGAACAGTTCAGATGGGGATTCGGCAAAGTACAGTGCTGAGATCGAAGTCGGGAGTGCTGCCAGATACGACTTTAGCCAATGTGACGAGGGAACCCACCCCGTTCCGGATCCGATCGATGTCGTAGAAATCGACATCGAAGAAATCGAATGGGGGCTGCGACTCCCAGGAACCG contains:
- a CDS encoding SAM hydrolase/SAM-dependent halogenase family protein, producing MITLTSDFGTPYPAAMKGVILQRTDTRLVDVAHDLPRQDVRSAAFWLREVLPYFPLATHLVVVDPGVGTDRNALVVRAGDHVLVGPDNGVLLPAARRLADDVDLEEYVVDETRLEAPDAARSIPSATDAGPASNTFHGRDVFAPAAAKAHEVGPDALETLSVLEPATEYVSLDLPEPTLSANRAVGEILVVDDFGNAITNVPGSFLEDRERITLDGETVPVGETFASVPVGDRLATVGSHGYVELDVNQGRGDEAFGLEVGDEVVLETAD
- a CDS encoding HalOD1 output domain-containing protein, which gives rise to MSGTAPADRLTPVDDIAGRTIYYDSDSESYHTWCVDDEYEPATTALLLTVASVQGVEPDELEALSDRVDPDALNTLVTHWQADTRHVDGSLSFPFADCTVTVYANGEIVIDPR
- the thsA gene encoding thermosome subunit alpha → MFIMSEDSQRTQGRDAQSSNIMAGKAVAESVRTTLGPRGMDKMLVDSGGEVVITNDGATILDEMDIEHPAAQMIVEVAETQEEEVGDGTTTAAVVAGNLLGEAEDLIEQDVHATTIVEGYHEAAEIALEAIDEQVQEAEVDDDILKQVAESSMTGKGTGGLTAESLAETVVEAVRHVESDNGVARDNVTVHTQIGASSNATELVPGIVVDEEPAHDGMPDEVEDASIAVLDVELDVRTGDVDAEYAIDSIDQLNAAIDSEESELQGYADTIAESGADVVFTTDDVADRVAAALAREDVLLFDDIGDSDAKDIVSATGARRVGTLDDLEDDDFGEADRVRSENFGDDDLAFVEGGTAAEAVTVFVRGGTEHIVDELERTIGDALDVAATALESGEVVPGAGATEIAIADTVRQEAAGIEGRKQLAVDAFADAIDVVPRTLAANTGRDPIDSLVDLRAAHESEGRAGLVTDGEAVTIDDPFDHGVVDPADVKREAIESATEAATMIARIDDVIAAE
- a CDS encoding amidohydrolase family protein, which gives rise to MLELEHGFRVVDVYATLALDERQGESQARRHGRTITPDRLEREMHQAGVTRSIVFPPARHEASYVAPNNGVARHSVDRPFVAFARISGTKHSEHTTAGRLRNAINRPKETHTTPGDVEMYAYDDRFHGFVLDPAADGYPDKDLLEALDDVELPLVVRGGADAPPEALADALLGREFPVVVAHFGGHPLDRERMHTMIDLLEQYDDCYLETSFVRYRDVLERAVLEHPDRVLFGSGAPDAHPNVAVMETLTLDVSEDLLRRIFSKNACRVIDVLGPDATSWK
- a CDS encoding DUF368 domain-containing protein yields the protein MGYNLEERAVDRLELLRVYAYGLCMGTADALPGVSGGTVALLLGFYGRLIAAITALTPARVVDVCRGYDPARRKRAREALLEMDLQFLLPLGVGMVTAVALIAGAVSALAESKPIALFGFFTGLIAASAVVLFRSLPFPSLKHALAASAGTVLALLVASGVVELPGSGALLIFLSGALAISAMILPGISGALILILLGQYVFLSDQLTAFLGSLGALVSGNGTLEGVIGPGTTVVLFVAGGFLGLVTIARIVRRALDYRRELTLLFLVGLIAGSIPAPLHNIGEVYAWTTDIALLTGAWAIVGAVALFGLDALAGGFDPE